A genomic region of Sarcophilus harrisii chromosome 6, mSarHar1.11, whole genome shotgun sequence contains the following coding sequences:
- the LOC116420075 gene encoding collagen alpha-1(I) chain-like has protein sequence MALPEAGAERRKLEAPSVPPKAQGPESDAPGPLRSSKRRGSWEAGAHLSGAAARRCAPRRPSSPAPRPQALLLSLGASGSRSPPGPEGAPAGLQAPSPGPSSRRAAGPAPRPSGRTYPVGPRCSGLARGFLGGRDGRGGGDGRGGRGAARGQERTVGPARAAGLGPGRDPCPGSPRNVSRNRRVRLGLITREVRGPGKQLGRRGEGRAGGALGAPGPPPLLHAPIPFRDVESGLGGAQGPPRQVRPSGLAPGPRNERSPPGKEKPTQWETGGGPWARPGMDRVQPPGARASRRGRWGGPQWEARGAPEPGSGRLRGHLKPPSSAPRSPAPSSPRRLGQGLRERKGEGPGAPATPPYGWAPKREAEGRGGRSPIHPGWRSAPNGGHFLERLLLDMASCSQDCSSFISDLGGGGRSLSGRSGWMTERRGGECLFLLYPLVPGRSWKTWPFEGCGESPLRPARARSAARAHDGSLPGARLAPCGRQLLSGHGS, from the exons ATGGCGTTGCCAGAGGCTGGGGCGGAGCGGCGGAAACTGGAAGCCCCCTCTGTCCCCCCCAAGGCCCAGGGCCCGGAGTCGGACGCCCCGGGGCCACTTCGGAGCTCCAAGCGCAGGGGAAGTTGGGAGGCGGGCGCCCACCTGTCCGGGGCCGCTGCTAGGCGGTGCGCTCCCCGACGCCCCTCCAGCCCTGCCCCGCGGCCCCAAGCACTCCTCCTCTCTCTGGGGGCCTCTGGTTCCCGATCCCCCCCCGGACCCGAGGGCGCCCCTGCGGGGCTCCAGGCCCCCTCCCCGGGGCCATCCTCGCGGCGGGCTGCCGGTCCAGCCCCGCGCCCCTCCGGCCGCACTTACCCTGTAGGGCCGCGCTGCTCCGGACTGGCCCGAGGCTTCTTGGGCGGCCGGGACGGACGGGGCGGAGGGGATGGACGGGGCGGGCGGGGAGCGGCCAGGGGTCAGGAGAGGACCGTCGGGCCGGCCCGGGCAGCCGGTCTGGGGCCAG GCCGAGACCCCTGTCCGGGGTCGCCCCGAAACGTCTCTAGGAATCGCCGCGTGCGGCTGGGACTTATTACCCGCGAAGTTCGGGGACCTGGCAAGCAGCTGGGGAGGCGGGGGGAGGGCCGGGCCGGAGGAGCACTAGGAGCGCCTgggccccctcccctccttcaCGCGCCCATTCCTTTCCGTGACGTGGAGTCTGGCCTGGGCGGGGCGCAGGGCCCCCCTCGCCAGGTCCGGCCCTCGGGGTTAGCGCCGGGACCTCGAAACGAGCGCTCCCCACCCGGGAAAGAGAAACCGACCCAGTGGGAAACGGGCGGGGGTCCGTGGGCGCGGCCGGGGATGGACCGAGTCCAGCCGCCGGGTGCCCGAGCGTCCCGTCGGGGGCGGTGGGGGGGCCCGCAGTGGGAAGCCCGGGGGGCTCCCGAGCCCGGCTCGGGGCGGCTGCGCGGGCACCTAAAGCCTCCGAGTTCTGCACCCCGGAGCCCAGCGCCCTCCTCCCCCCGCCGCCTTGGCCAGGGGCTCCGGGAGCGCAAGGGGGAAGG CCCAGGAGCACCAGCCACTCCTCCATATGGCTGGGCCCCCAAGAGGGAGGCCGAGGGTCGGGGAGGCCGGAGCCCCATTCACCCAGGGTGGAGGTCGGCACCCAATGGTGGCCACTTTTTGGAAAGGCTGCTCCTGGACATGGCCTCCTGCAGCCAGGACTGTTCCAGCTTCATCAgtgacttggggggggggggtcgttCTCTGAGTGGCCGGAGTGGCTGGATGACTGAAAGGCGAGGCGGGgaatgccttttccttctctacccACTGGTCCCTGGACGG